In the genome of Streptomyces sp. Tu 3180, the window CCTCCCTCGCCGTCATGGGCACCGGGGTCGGCATGACGAACATGCCCGTCATGGCGTCCGCCACGCGCGGCCTCGCGGACACCGAGGTCGCCGCCGGCAGCACGGCGCTGAACATCGTCTCCCAGATGGCCGCGTCCGTCGGCACGGCCCTGATGGCCTCGCTGCTGACGGCGACGGACGGATTCCGTACGACGCTGCTGTGCGGGGCGGGCCTGATGGCGCTGGCGCTGCCGATGGCGGCGCGCCTGCCGAAGCACCGGCCGTGAACACGGACGCCGCGCCTTCGACCGCGTCCCCTCGGTCCTCCCGGCCTCCCCCACCTCAGCCGGCCGGGGGGTGGGGCGGGAGTTCGCCGCGGAGGAGCGCGGTGCCCAGCGGGGTGAGGGTGTGGATGACCTGGGCGCCGACGCGTTGGCTGTGGGCGAGGCTGACCTCTCTCAGGGCGGCGATGTGTTCGCTCGCCGAAGGGGCGGAGATGTTCAGGCGCCGGGTGAGTTCTCCGGTGGTCGCAGTGCTCTCCAGGGCCGCCAGCACGCGGGCGCGGGTCCGGCCGAGCAGGGCGGCCAGGGCCTCGGGGCGGCGGTCACGGGTGACCGCCGGCGCCCAGGCCGGCGGGTGGGCGACGGGGTAGGCGAGGACCTGCGGCAGGGCGGGGTCGGCCAGGGCGATCGGCGTGTTCCAGCAGAAGTGGGAGGGGATCAGTCGCACGCCGCGTCCGCCGAGGTGGAGGTCCCGGTCCTCCGGGTAGCGCACGTGCAGCACCGGCGGCCGCCAGTCCATCAGGGGGCGGAAGGAGTTCAGCAGTCCGTGGACACCGTGATCGCGCAGGACGCGTGTCCGCAGGGCCCGGTCGGCCTCGGTGGTCCTGGCCGTCCCGGTCCAGTCGGGCGCGATGATCGTGCGGTGCACCAGCCGGAACGCCGTCGCCACCTCCTCCATCCGGTGCCGTTCCCCCCGGGCCAGACCGTGTGCCCAGCGCGGCAGCGGATGGGTGTCCGCCAGGCGGTACATCTCCTGGCGCAGCTGCGGCCGGGGGGTGGCGCGCAGTGCCTCCAGCGCGACCTCGAGGCCGTCCGCCGAGGCGCCGGGGGTCAGGAAGTCGGGCCAGTAGCCCGCCGAAGCGGGGGCCAGGGCGGAGAGCATCCGGACCGGGCCCGCCAGGTGTTCCTCGGCCAGCCGGGCGCGGGCGTCGCGCCGCCAGGGGGCGAAGACCGGCAGGCCGCGCCGTGGCGCGGTCAGTTGGTGCAGGCCCAGCAGGGTCTCCCAGACCGGATCGGGCTCCCGGGCCAGATGGACGCGGGCCAGGTCCCCGTCCGTGAAATGAATGCGCAGCACCTTTTCTCCCCGTGTGGTCGCTGTCGGGACACGCTTTCCGGTGGGTGTGTTCCGGGTGTGGCGCAGGCCGCCCGTCGCCGTGCGGAACGGCTCGGACAGCGGCTTCGCCGGCCGGGTGGGGGGCCGTGGCGGTCGACCGCCGGTGCGGACCCGCGGGAGCGGGCGCGGTGGGCCGTGCGGTCCGGAGGCGGTGGCCCGTCCCCGGCCGTCACTTTGACGGGACGTCGTCTGCGGTCCCGGCCGCCCGGGGGCACCCGGCGGTGAGGAGCCGGGTGTGTATGCGGGTGCCGGGCGGCGTCCGTACGGGCCCTGCCGCCGGGCCGCACCCGGCGCCGCCCACGCGGCCCGGCGGCCGGGCGGTCACCGACGAGGGCACCGGCGGAAGCACCGGTGCGACGGTGGCGGAGAGGCCGCCGGCCGGAGGGAGGGCGGCGGGCAGCACACGGCTCACGCCGGAGAACGGGCGTGTCTTCATTCCCTCTTCCCCCTCGACCCACAGGTGCGGCCACCCTGCCCGTGCCGGTGGTCAGGCCGGTCGGCGAAGCGGCTCCTCCAGGGTCGTACGAAGACATCGCCTTTGTCAGGGAGGCAAGTGATGAGAAAATGCGTGTGATCGATGCAGTGGCCGCTATGGCCGCAGGTGGAGGACGTCTGCTGTGCCTGATTTCGCGGGATCAGCGGAGCCGAGCATCCATCAGCTGCGGTTGTTCCTGGTGCTGGGCGAAGAGCTGCACTTCGGCAGGACGGCGGCGCGGCTGCACATGACCCAGTCCGCGCTGAGCCGTCAGATACGCGATCTGGAGAGACGGGTGGGCGTCCTGCTGTTCTCGCGGGACAGCCGCACGGTGTCCCTCACGGATGCGGGCCGCGCCCTGGCGGTGGAGGCGCGTGCCACGGTGGAGGCGATGGACCGGCTGCGCGTCCGCGCCGACCAGTGGGCCCGTACCCTCGCCGGGCACGTGGTGATCGGGACGGTCGGCGCGGAGGCGGCGATGCCCTACACCCGCGCGGTCCTCGAGCACCTCCGCGCCCGCCACCCCCGCATCACCGTCGAGATCCGCAGTCTCAACTTCTCCGAACACCTGGCGCAGTTGCTCTCCGGCGACATCGATCTCGCTTTCCTGCGGCCGCCGGTGCCGGAGACCATCGAGCTCCTGGAACTGGCCACCGAACCCCGCGTCGCCTGTCTGGCGGCCACCGACCCCCTGGCGGACCGGACCGAGGTCCGGCTCGCCGACCTCGCCGACCGCGTCTTCCTGGACGTCCCCCCGGAGGTACCCCGGCTGTGGTGGGATTTCTGGGCGGTGGACCCGCGCCCGGACGGCACGCGCGTGCGCTACGGCCCCGTCGTCTCCGACATGGAGGGGCTGCTGCTCGCGGTGGCCCGGGGCGAGGGAATGTGCTTCCTGCCCGCGGCGGCCCGGGAGCTGTTTCCCCGTCCGGGGGTGCGCTACCTCGACGTGGTGGATCTGTCCCCGTCGGTGTCGGCCCTCGGCTGGCCGGCCCAGCACCGCAACCGCCCGGGCGTACGAGCCGTGCGGGAGGCCGCGGCCGCCGCCATGGCCGCCCCCGGCTGGGGAGACGCCCCGTCCCGCTGAGCGTGCCGACCGCGGCGTCGGGGCCGTCACCAGGGGATTTCGGTCCAGACCGAAAGGCAGCGCGGTTTTCCGCGCGGATCGGCAAGCTGCGGTACAGGACCGAACCGGAGCGAAGGACGTGTCCGACATGAACACGGGCTGCCGAAAGAGACTCGCCGCCGTGACCGCAGCGGCCGCCGCCGTCACGATGATGCCGGGGTCGCGGCACCGGCGAGCGCCGCGACACACCGGTGCCGGAAGCCCGGCGGCGACCGGATGAACTGCACCACGGTCACCGGCATCGGTCCGGGCTCCTGGCTCCGGGTGCGCACGGGCCCCGGCCACGGGTACGGCCCCCTCCACGGGCCCTGCAGCAGGCTGTACAACGGGAACGAGGCCGGTCCCAGCTGCTGGACGACGGGCGACGGAGCGTACGACGACCCCGGCTACCGCCACTGGACGCAGGCGGGGGCCGGCGACAGCTTCTGGGGTTGCGTCAACGACCGGTACCCCGACACGGGGCACCCCGACGCCTGGAAGCAGCGGATCCGCCCGTGCCCCCTCTGAGCCGAGGCGGACGCGGGGACACGAAGCCGGCGCCGCACGGACGGGAAAGGGCTGCCCGGCACGCCCGTCGGGCGCCGAAGGGCACCGGCTGCCGTCGCGCGACGGCAGCCGGTGACGAGTACACCGACGTGTCCCGCGGAACGGCGTGCGTCACGCCCCCAAACGCCTTGTCATCCCATCACTCGAAGGTTGACGACGATATGCGTTGCACTGTCCCCACCAGGGCGACCGGAGGTCGCAGACACCGGAGCCTTCTCGCCGCGATCGCGGTGTTCTTCTCCCTGGCCCTCGCCGCCACCTCGTTCTCCCCGCCCGCGGCGGCCGCACCGGCACGGCCCGGGAACACCTCGTCCGTCGAGGAACCGAGCGCCCAGGTGCCCGCCGGTGTCACGGCCGGAGTCGCCGTCTTCGACCGGCAGACCGGCACCTTCACCGAGCAGGTGAACGCGAGCGCGCAATTCCGTTCGGCCTCGATCGTCAAGCTGCTGATGGCCCTGGACTTCCTGTGGAACCGAGGTCCTGACTACACCGTCCCGGCCGCCGACCGCGCCCGGCTGGAACCGATGCTCCGCAGCAGCGACGACGCCGCGGCCAATCACTACTGGTCGAACTACGGTTATTCGGCGATCATCGACCGCATGGTCGGCCGGCTCGGCCTGAGCGACACGGTGCCGCCCGTCGACGAGAACTTCTGGGGCTACACCGCCATGTCGGCCCGCGACACGGTGAAGGTCTACCGCTACGTCCTGGAAAAGGCACCCGCGCCCGTCCGGGACTTCATCATGGGCAACCTCCGTCAGTCGACACGCTGCGCGTCGGACGGATTCGACCAGCACTTCGGTATCGCAGGCGCCTTCGACCGTCCGTGGGCCGTGAAGCAGGGCTGGGCGGGCTCCTCGTACCCGGCGGGCACATGCGGCCCCGTCAGCACGGCCCCGGCCCGGGCGGACACGGCGGCAGAAGGCCCCGGCCCCGGCACCACCACCACCGCGGCCGTGGACCTGACCCGTCCGGCCCTGCACTCCACCGGCACCGTCGGCGCCGGTGACCGCTCCATCGTGGCCGTCTTCACGCTGCACCCGAACGGCACTTCCTACGGGAAGGCTTTCACCGACCTGGGCCGGCTGACCCGCTCGCTGAACGTGCCCGGTGGCGTCGCTCCGTCCGGAAAGTGGTACGGGACCTGGAGTTCGCTCGTCAATGTCCGGAGCGAACCGGTCCTCGGGAACAACGTGATGACCCGACTGCCCGCCGGGGTCGAGGTGCTGGTGGGCTGCCAGAAGAAGGGCCAGACCGTCTCCGTGCCGCCGTACACCAACGAGTGGTGGGCGTACCTGCCCCAGTACGGCGGCTACGTCTCCAACATCTACATCAGCCATCCGGACAATCAGCTGCCGGACGTCCCGCTGTGCCCGAGCCGGCAGTGACGCACCGGTCCCCGGGCCGGGGGCACGGTCCCCGGCCCGGGTGGTCCCGCCGCACGAGCACGCCCCGCATCCGGCTTCCGCCGGGCACGGGCCCGGCGGAACTTCACGGCGACCGGGAAACCCGGTTCCGCGTCGACAGGGTCGCGACGAACCCGGTCCCGCCCTACGCCCGGGACCTCATGAGCATTTCCGGCGTGGCCACCGCGACCGAAGCGGCCACCGAGTCAGGGGGACACCGCCATGTGGCGCATGCGCACACTCACCGCCGCGAGTACCGCACTGGCCGTCGCGGCGCTCGCCGTGACGGGATGCGCGGACAGCGAGGAGCCGCGGAACCGGCCCGTCCCCGCCACGGCGGAGCGGCCCAGGCCGCTGACGGACGCGGAGACGCTGCGGATAGCGGACGCCCAGCAGCGGCTGATCGGCCGCTGCATGGCCGGCAAGGGCTTCGAGTACTGGGAAGCGGAACGGCTGAGTCTGCGCGAGAGCCGCACACTCGGCTACGTGGCGGACGATGTCGGCTGGGCTCGCGCGTACGGTTACGGCAGCCGGATCCACGCCAAGGAGGACGAGGCCCGCAGGAACAACCGCAACGCCGCCTACCGTGCCGCCCTGCCCCCCGAGCGGCGGACGGCTTACGACCGGGCTCTCGACGAAGGGCCGGGCGCCCCCGAGATGTCCGTCCGGTTGCCCTCCGGCGGCGTCGTCCGCAAGCGGGTGGGCGGCTGCGTCGCCGACTCGGAGAAGCGGCTGTACGGGGACCCCGAGGCATGGTTCCGTGCGGACAAGGTCGCCGGGAGCGCCGGCCGCCTCCTCGTACCGAAGGTCATGGCCGACAAGGAGTTCACGGCCGCGCTGGCGGCCTGGTCGAGGTGCCTGAAGCGTGCCGGCCACACCTACGCGAACCCGGGAGACGCCCGCGACGCGGCGCTGCTGCACAGGCTCGGGGCCGCCCCGGGCGAGGCCTTCGAGGCCGAGCGTGCGCTCGCGGTGGCGGACGCCGCCTGTGCCCGCTCGGTGAAGCTCCGGTCGATCGGCCAGGAGCGTGAGAAGCACTACGTGAACCAGCTCGACGGTGTCCACCGCGAAGCTCTCGACACCCGGGCGCGCCTGCAGCACCGGGCGCTGGAACGCGCCATGAAGATCGTCGGGCCACGGACCTGACCGTCCGGCCGCGGGGCCGAGCGGCCGCGGGTCCGACCGCCCGGCCGCGGGTCCGGCCT includes:
- a CDS encoding winged helix-turn-helix domain-containing protein; the protein is MLRIHFTDGDLARVHLAREPDPVWETLLGLHQLTAPRRGLPVFAPWRRDARARLAEEHLAGPVRMLSALAPASAGYWPDFLTPGASADGLEVALEALRATPRPQLRQEMYRLADTHPLPRWAHGLARGERHRMEEVATAFRLVHRTIIAPDWTGTARTTEADRALRTRVLRDHGVHGLLNSFRPLMDWRPPVLHVRYPEDRDLHLGGRGVRLIPSHFCWNTPIALADPALPQVLAYPVAHPPAWAPAVTRDRRPEALAALLGRTRARVLAALESTATTGELTRRLNISAPSASEHIAALREVSLAHSQRVGAQVIHTLTPLGTALLRGELPPHPPAG
- a CDS encoding LysR family transcriptional regulator, which encodes MPDFAGSAEPSIHQLRLFLVLGEELHFGRTAARLHMTQSALSRQIRDLERRVGVLLFSRDSRTVSLTDAGRALAVEARATVEAMDRLRVRADQWARTLAGHVVIGTVGAEAAMPYTRAVLEHLRARHPRITVEIRSLNFSEHLAQLLSGDIDLAFLRPPVPETIELLELATEPRVACLAATDPLADRTEVRLADLADRVFLDVPPEVPRLWWDFWAVDPRPDGTRVRYGPVVSDMEGLLLAVARGEGMCFLPAAARELFPRPGVRYLDVVDLSPSVSALGWPAQHRNRPGVRAVREAAAAAMAAPGWGDAPSR